Proteins encoded by one window of Actinomycetota bacterium:
- a CDS encoding ribbon-helix-helix domain-containing protein has product MPDRRVTTIRQDADQHAELEAVAQVEGVPVSQIVREAISDALEKRRKDPEFQERLQRHLDENRRILERLAE; this is encoded by the coding sequence ATGCCAGACCGCCGAGTCACCACGATCCGCCAGGACGCCGACCAGCACGCTGAACTCGAGGCGGTGGCCCAGGTTGAAGGCGTCCCCGTCTCGCAGATCGTTCGCGAGGCCATCTCGGACGCACTTGAGAAGCGACGTAAGGACCCCGAGTTCCAGGAGCGACTCCAGCGACACCTCGATGAGAATCGTCGGATTCTGGAGCGCCTGGCCGAATAG